One segment of Arcanobacterium haemolyticum DSM 20595 DNA contains the following:
- a CDS encoding ATP-dependent Clp protease ATP-binding subunit, whose translation MFERFTDRARRVIVLAQEEARNLKHNYLGTEHILLGLIKEGEGVAAKALEALGVSFDAVRDQVVEIIGEGQEQPSGHIPFTPRAKKVLEYAMREGLQLGHSYIGTEHLLLGLCREQEGVAAQVLVKLDADLPKVRQQVTQLLSGYQGKEAVGVGGGGPREGVKAGSTILDQFGRNLTQSARENKLDPVIGRHMETQRVMQVLSRRNKNNPVLIGEPGVGKTAVVEGLAQAIAHGDVPETLKDKQLYSLDMGSLVAGSRYRGDFEERMKKILKEINTRGDIVLFIDEIHTLVGAGAAEGALDAASLLKPMMARGELQVIGATTLDEYRKHIEKDAALERRFQPIQVEQPSVKETIAILEGLRDRYEAFHRVTITDEALEAAATMADRYINDRFLPDKAIDLIDEAGARLAIRKMTAPPELRELDEEIADVKRQKEAAIDGQDFEKAAALRDQEQQLTEKRAERDKAWREGDLDVVAVVDEDLISEVLSMATGIPVFKLTEAESAKLLRMEEELHKRVIGQSEAVTALSQAIRRTRAGLKDPNRPGGSFIFAGPTGVGKTELAKALAEFLFGDEDALITLDMSEFQEKHTVSRLFGAPPGYVGYDEGGQLTEKVRRKPFSVVLFDEVEKAHQDLFNSLLQILEEGRLTDSQGRVVDFKNTVIIMTTNLGTKDIAKGVATGFQFDGDQTSSYERMKLRVNDELKNHFRPEFLNRVDDIIVFPQLQKPEILQIVDLMIAKLGARLADQGMGIVLTDKAKNLLADRGYDPVLGARPLRRAIQRDIEDELSEKLLFGEFRSGQTIVVDVNEDNIPMSFTFTGQDSDYRLPEGVQPAPEAAEINGLAQPTTIVPEGDAAEDAEGASDVHRPDPGTSTLES comes from the coding sequence TTGTTTGAAAGGTTCACTGACCGCGCACGTAGAGTGATCGTGCTTGCGCAGGAAGAGGCACGTAACCTCAAGCACAACTACCTTGGCACTGAACACATTCTGCTTGGCCTGATTAAGGAAGGCGAAGGCGTGGCCGCGAAGGCACTGGAAGCACTGGGTGTTTCGTTTGATGCCGTTCGTGATCAGGTTGTGGAAATTATTGGTGAGGGGCAGGAACAGCCATCTGGACATATTCCATTCACTCCGCGTGCCAAGAAGGTGTTGGAATACGCGATGCGTGAAGGCCTCCAACTGGGCCATTCCTACATTGGTACGGAACACTTGCTGTTGGGCTTATGCCGCGAACAGGAAGGCGTTGCTGCACAGGTGTTGGTGAAGCTGGATGCTGATTTGCCGAAGGTGCGCCAGCAGGTTACTCAGCTTCTTTCTGGTTACCAGGGCAAGGAAGCTGTTGGCGTTGGTGGCGGTGGCCCGCGTGAAGGCGTGAAGGCTGGTTCTACGATTTTGGATCAGTTTGGCCGGAATCTTACGCAGTCTGCGCGTGAAAACAAGCTTGATCCGGTGATTGGCCGCCACATGGAAACTCAGCGTGTGATGCAGGTTCTCTCCCGCCGAAACAAGAACAACCCTGTTCTGATTGGTGAACCGGGGGTTGGTAAGACTGCCGTTGTGGAAGGATTGGCTCAGGCGATTGCGCATGGTGATGTTCCTGAAACCTTGAAGGATAAGCAGTTGTATTCGCTGGATATGGGTTCGCTGGTTGCGGGTTCCCGGTATCGTGGCGATTTCGAAGAGCGTATGAAGAAGATCTTGAAGGAGATCAATACGCGCGGCGATATCGTGCTGTTTATTGATGAAATCCATACGCTTGTTGGTGCGGGTGCGGCGGAAGGCGCGCTGGATGCGGCGTCGCTGTTGAAGCCGATGATGGCCCGTGGCGAACTTCAGGTGATTGGTGCTACCACGCTTGATGAATACCGTAAGCATATTGAAAAAGATGCTGCGTTGGAGCGCCGTTTCCAGCCTATCCAGGTGGAGCAGCCGTCTGTTAAGGAAACGATCGCGATTCTGGAAGGTTTGCGCGATCGCTATGAAGCGTTCCATCGCGTGACCATCACTGACGAAGCTTTGGAAGCCGCTGCCACCATGGCAGATCGGTACATTAATGATCGGTTCTTGCCGGATAAGGCAATCGATTTGATTGATGAAGCCGGTGCTCGGTTGGCGATTCGGAAGATGACTGCGCCACCAGAACTGCGTGAGCTTGATGAAGAAATCGCTGATGTGAAGCGCCAGAAGGAAGCTGCTATTGATGGGCAGGATTTCGAAAAGGCTGCTGCATTGCGCGATCAGGAGCAACAGTTGACTGAAAAGCGTGCCGAACGTGATAAGGCATGGCGTGAAGGTGATCTGGATGTTGTTGCCGTGGTCGATGAGGATCTGATTTCTGAAGTCCTCTCTATGGCTACTGGTATCCCGGTGTTCAAGTTGACTGAAGCCGAATCTGCCAAGTTGCTGCGTATGGAAGAAGAGCTCCATAAGCGTGTTATTGGCCAGAGCGAAGCGGTTACTGCTCTTTCGCAGGCGATTCGCCGTACGCGCGCTGGTTTGAAGGATCCAAACCGTCCAGGTGGTTCGTTTATTTTTGCTGGCCCAACTGGTGTTGGTAAAACCGAATTGGCTAAGGCATTGGCTGAATTTCTGTTCGGTGATGAAGATGCGTTGATTACCTTAGATATGTCTGAGTTCCAGGAAAAGCACACTGTTTCGCGCTTGTTCGGTGCCCCTCCGGGATATGTTGGCTACGATGAAGGTGGCCAGTTGACCGAGAAGGTCCGCCGTAAGCCGTTCTCTGTTGTTTTGTTCGATGAGGTGGAAAAGGCTCACCAGGATCTGTTCAATTCGTTGTTGCAGATTTTGGAAGAAGGCCGTTTGACTGATTCTCAGGGCCGCGTGGTGGACTTCAAGAACACGGTGATTATCATGACCACCAACTTGGGTACCAAGGACATCGCCAAGGGCGTGGCCACTGGTTTCCAGTTTGACGGGGATCAAACTAGCTCTTACGAACGCATGAAATTGCGTGTGAACGATGAGTTGAAGAACCACTTCCGCCCAGAGTTCTTGAACCGTGTTGATGACATCATCGTGTTCCCGCAGCTCCAGAAGCCAGAAATCTTGCAGATCGTGGATCTGATGATTGCCAAATTGGGTGCTCGTTTGGCTGATCAGGGCATGGGCATTGTGCTTACTGATAAGGCAAAGAACCTGCTTGCTGATCGTGGTTACGATCCAGTGTTGGGCGCGCGACCATTGCGCCGTGCAATCCAGCGCGATATTGAAGATGAGCTCTCGGAGAAGCTGCTCTTTGGCGAGTTCCGTAGTGGGCAGACCATCGTTGTGGACGTGAATGAAGACAACATTCCAATGTCCTTCACATTCACGGGCCAGGATTCGGATTATCGCCTGCCAGAGGGCGTGCAGCCGGCTCCAGAAGCGGCAGAGATCAACGGATTGGCTCAGCCAACTACGATCGTGCCGGAAGGCGATGCGGCTGAAGATGCTGAGGGTGCTTCTGACGTTCACAGGCCGGACCCTGGCACGTCTACGCTTGAATCCTAA
- a CDS encoding SpaH/EbpB family LPXTG-anchored major pilin — MAQETGETMFNKLRKMAVVAVTAGALMLGGVGAAYAVPDSIVDADATGSIYLTKYDDAAGKKDADGTKQNVAATPIIGIEFTLTPITGIDFSKNEDLKKAAALDAAKLAAGELPEGINLDKAQASVEVTAEGGKIHWRGLKVGAYLLQETKSKAADGKTYKAAAPSIVFIPTTDPKNQTSWIMDEEGNDKYAVYVYPKNSLDENVKKVVDKDVHAGGDVTFSVEASMPSPNKDEKINDFAFYDKLDPALDINGKDNDVTVQVGDKTLAKGQHFTVTIKDGTQDELWVVLTPAGLEEATNAKATNAGAKAVMTFKAKVLKAAVVPNQAQVYKNTGKGEGTVKPGETPKEPWEKTNTTVSAWGKIKIQKKDEAGNALDGAVFELYQCGADKNGKPTVTGNPIKVGEKTEFTDQGKKDGIIEIDGIHVTDVADNGTVKLPEYCIVEKKAPAKYELRHDPIKVNVALGGITKATEKFEYDVNGVLTSYSNSGPLTELFTMDGSTINVATDVVNIPVKPKLPMTGGAGVALFGFLGLAIIGGGVYAAKRNTKKA, encoded by the coding sequence GTGGCTCAAGAAACAGGAGAAACAATGTTTAATAAGTTGCGCAAGATGGCTGTTGTTGCTGTCACTGCTGGCGCATTGATGCTGGGCGGCGTTGGTGCTGCCTATGCCGTACCGGATTCGATCGTTGATGCTGATGCGACGGGTTCTATCTACCTGACGAAGTACGACGACGCGGCTGGCAAGAAGGATGCTGACGGCACGAAGCAGAATGTCGCAGCTACGCCTATCATCGGCATCGAGTTCACGTTGACGCCGATTACCGGCATCGACTTCTCGAAGAACGAGGACCTGAAGAAGGCTGCTGCGCTTGATGCGGCTAAGCTCGCCGCTGGTGAGCTACCTGAGGGCATTAACCTGGACAAGGCTCAGGCGAGCGTGGAGGTGACCGCTGAAGGCGGCAAGATTCACTGGCGAGGTCTGAAGGTTGGCGCTTACCTGCTCCAGGAGACGAAGTCAAAGGCTGCGGACGGTAAGACCTACAAGGCTGCTGCTCCGTCGATCGTGTTCATTCCGACCACGGATCCGAAGAATCAGACCAGCTGGATCATGGACGAAGAGGGTAACGATAAGTATGCCGTTTACGTCTACCCCAAGAACTCCCTTGATGAGAACGTCAAGAAGGTTGTTGACAAGGACGTGCACGCTGGTGGCGACGTCACCTTCTCGGTGGAGGCCTCTATGCCGAGCCCGAACAAGGACGAGAAGATCAACGATTTCGCGTTCTACGACAAGCTTGATCCGGCCCTCGATATCAATGGCAAGGACAATGACGTCACCGTTCAGGTTGGCGACAAGACGCTGGCCAAGGGGCAGCACTTCACCGTCACGATTAAGGACGGAACTCAGGATGAGCTCTGGGTGGTTCTCACCCCTGCTGGCCTCGAGGAGGCAACCAATGCCAAGGCAACGAACGCTGGCGCTAAGGCCGTCATGACGTTCAAGGCTAAGGTCCTCAAGGCTGCTGTGGTTCCGAATCAGGCCCAGGTCTACAAGAACACCGGCAAGGGCGAAGGTACTGTGAAGCCGGGCGAGACTCCGAAGGAACCTTGGGAGAAGACCAACACCACCGTTTCCGCGTGGGGCAAGATCAAGATCCAGAAGAAGGACGAGGCTGGAAACGCACTTGACGGTGCCGTGTTCGAGCTCTACCAGTGTGGCGCCGATAAGAATGGCAAGCCCACGGTGACTGGCAACCCGATCAAGGTTGGCGAGAAGACTGAGTTCACCGACCAGGGCAAGAAGGATGGCATCATCGAGATTGATGGTATCCACGTGACCGACGTGGCAGATAATGGCACCGTTAAGCTGCCGGAATACTGCATCGTTGAGAAGAAGGCCCCCGCGAAGTACGAACTTCGCCACGATCCGATCAAGGTGAATGTCGCGCTGGGCGGCATCACCAAGGCAACTGAGAAGTTTGAATACGACGTGAATGGCGTTCTCACGAGCTACTCGAACTCTGGCCCGCTGACCGAACTGTTCACCATGGATGGCTCGACGATCAACGTCGCCACCGACGTCGTCAACATCCCGGTCAAGCCGAAGCTGCCGATGACCGGTGGCGCCGGTGTTGCCCTCTTCGGCTTCCTTGGTCTTGCCATCATCGGCGGCGGTGTTTACGCAGCTAAGCGCAACACCAAGAAGGCCTAA